From Alcaligenes faecalis, the proteins below share one genomic window:
- the dctP gene encoding TRAP transporter substrate-binding protein DctP codes for MKLLSKTLLTVMFSLSAATVSAQTMRIATDSGAQGSPSGDAIEKWAAMIKEGTQGAVSPRVFYQNQLGGQEEVFDQHVAGDVQLMLNWPMTSYDKRIAVIYTPYMFTTWEEALAAYQPGGWLNETLDGIYKENGLKFFGAWPEGFNGVATKGKHAVTVEDARNIKVRVPPISMMQQSVQAMGYQTAVIDWGEVFTSIQTGVVDGDAANVIYYDYEYFRDTLDYYVRSKQQFITGVLSMNLEAWEALKPEQQEVIQTSAITIMQEQFAKAQVADAAIVEKWKALGKNYVELDKDQLAALGTHVRSKVWPSMHAEVGDSIMAHIEKNASALK; via the coding sequence ATGAAGCTTTTGAGCAAGACTTTGCTGACGGTAATGTTCAGCCTGAGCGCGGCCACCGTGTCCGCACAAACCATGCGCATTGCAACGGACTCGGGCGCGCAAGGTTCGCCTAGCGGTGATGCCATCGAGAAGTGGGCCGCGATGATCAAAGAAGGCACGCAAGGCGCCGTGTCGCCCCGCGTTTTTTATCAGAACCAGTTGGGTGGTCAGGAAGAGGTGTTTGATCAGCACGTGGCCGGTGATGTGCAGTTGATGTTGAACTGGCCCATGACTTCCTACGACAAGCGCATTGCGGTGATCTACACCCCCTATATGTTCACCACTTGGGAAGAGGCCTTGGCCGCTTACCAGCCCGGTGGCTGGTTGAATGAGACGCTGGACGGTATCTACAAAGAGAACGGTTTGAAGTTCTTTGGTGCCTGGCCTGAAGGCTTTAATGGCGTCGCCACCAAGGGCAAGCATGCGGTGACGGTGGAGGACGCCAGGAACATCAAGGTACGGGTGCCCCCGATTTCCATGATGCAGCAGTCCGTGCAAGCCATGGGCTATCAGACAGCGGTCATTGACTGGGGGGAAGTGTTTACTTCAATTCAGACCGGCGTGGTGGATGGCGATGCGGCCAACGTCATTTATTACGACTACGAATACTTCCGCGACACGCTGGATTACTACGTGCGCAGCAAGCAACAGTTCATTACCGGCGTGTTGTCCATGAATCTGGAAGCCTGGGAAGCCTTGAAGCCCGAGCAGCAGGAAGTGATCCAGACCTCGGCCATCACCATCATGCAAGAGCAGTTTGCCAAGGCTCAGGTGGCCGACGCGGCCATTGTGGAGAAGTGGAAGGCGCTGGGTAAAAACTACGTTGAACTCGACAAGGATCAGTTGGCGGCTTTGGGTACGCATGTTCGCTCCAAGGTGTGGCCCTCCATGCACGCCGAAGTAGGCGACAGCATCATGGCCCATATCGAGAAAAACGCCTCGGCTCTGAAGTGA
- a CDS encoding TRAP transporter small permease produces MNVSEDIPIKRGPTLIALEWLAIVSSIVVAAGLAYVVAARYYLNWPAIGVHTIVMVAAIWLYMTGALIASQSRQHLVVDYLSHRLKTPRARAIHRFFVSVLVLIIVVAFAYWTLRMFMWGSRFSTTMAELGIPVWVPQSAIGLNAVGSLLYALRDVYQSLMALRQGGH; encoded by the coding sequence ATGAATGTGAGTGAGGACATCCCGATCAAGCGCGGGCCGACCCTGATCGCCCTGGAATGGCTGGCCATTGTGTCCAGCATTGTGGTGGCGGCAGGTTTGGCCTACGTGGTGGCTGCACGTTATTACCTGAACTGGCCGGCAATCGGTGTGCACACCATTGTGATGGTGGCCGCAATTTGGCTGTACATGACGGGGGCGCTGATTGCCAGCCAGTCCCGGCAGCATCTGGTGGTGGATTACCTGTCCCATCGTTTGAAGACGCCACGGGCGCGCGCCATTCACCGTTTCTTTGTGTCGGTGCTGGTGCTGATTATTGTGGTGGCCTTTGCTTATTGGACCTTGCGCATGTTCATGTGGGGTTCCCGGTTCTCGACCACCATGGCGGAGCTGGGGATTCCTGTCTGGGTACCTCAGTCTGCAATTGGCCTGAACGCAGTCGGTAGCCTGTTGTATGCCTTGCGCGATGTTTATCAGTCTTTGATGGCCTTGCGCCAGGGAGGCCATTGA
- a CDS encoding NAD(P)/FAD-dependent oxidoreductase, whose amino-acid sequence MSIKKITRLPENDKTNGWSRLLAPRTPKPALAKDVQADWVIVGGGLAGLAAARRLAENRPGDSIVVLEADLVGEGAQGRNSGFAIDSPHNVGSSMGELDAARSHVRLARTAIAYLRTQVERYGIECDWSPIGKFHAAVSEEGVRTTLKPTLQVLESLKEPHEWLDGKALHDKLGFKHFRTGIYTPGTVLLNPAGLSRGLADNMPPNVTVYEKTPVLSLQQGDGVTLETPGGKVRAGKMILAVNVFAEQFGFYSGKLMPMAAHASLTRCLTESEQRELGGLPSWGLTPANAFVGITMRRTNDQRILIRQHMTYAPNLRSDDESRRRVRIEHKTLFDERFPNLKNVEMEHTWTGFICLSRNGSPGFGQVAPHVYSAVCQNGVGLTKGTISGMLVADLACGVDNPLIADMQALGQPDALPPRPFLDVGVRARLGWELWRHRAEA is encoded by the coding sequence ATGAGCATCAAGAAAATTACGCGTCTGCCTGAGAACGACAAGACCAATGGGTGGAGTCGGCTCCTGGCTCCCCGTACGCCCAAACCCGCTTTGGCCAAAGACGTGCAGGCTGATTGGGTGATTGTCGGCGGTGGCCTGGCCGGTTTGGCCGCTGCCCGTCGCCTGGCAGAGAACCGCCCCGGTGACAGCATCGTGGTGCTGGAGGCCGATCTGGTGGGCGAGGGCGCTCAAGGCCGAAACTCCGGCTTTGCGATTGATAGCCCTCATAACGTCGGCAGTTCCATGGGCGAACTGGACGCCGCCCGCTCGCATGTGCGCCTTGCGCGTACGGCGATTGCTTATCTAAGAACCCAGGTTGAGCGTTACGGTATCGAGTGCGACTGGAGCCCCATCGGGAAATTCCACGCTGCGGTTTCCGAGGAAGGCGTACGCACAACCTTGAAGCCTACGCTGCAGGTGCTGGAGTCCTTGAAGGAACCGCATGAGTGGCTGGATGGTAAGGCCTTGCACGACAAGCTGGGGTTCAAGCATTTCCGCACAGGCATTTATACCCCCGGTACCGTGTTGCTGAACCCGGCGGGTCTGTCGCGTGGTCTGGCCGACAATATGCCTCCCAACGTCACCGTTTACGAAAAAACGCCCGTGCTGTCCTTGCAGCAAGGCGATGGCGTCACGCTGGAAACCCCCGGTGGCAAGGTTCGTGCAGGCAAGATGATTCTGGCCGTAAACGTCTTTGCGGAGCAGTTCGGTTTTTATAGCGGCAAGCTGATGCCGATGGCGGCTCATGCCAGCTTGACCCGTTGCCTGACGGAAAGCGAACAGCGCGAATTGGGTGGTTTGCCCAGCTGGGGTTTGACGCCCGCCAACGCGTTTGTGGGCATTACCATGCGTCGCACCAATGACCAGCGCATTCTGATTCGTCAGCACATGACGTACGCCCCCAATTTGCGTAGCGATGACGAGAGCCGTCGCCGCGTGCGCATCGAGCACAAAACCCTGTTTGACGAGCGTTTCCCGAATTTGAAGAACGTGGAAATGGAGCACACCTGGACGGGCTTTATCTGCCTGTCCCGTAATGGCTCGCCCGGCTTTGGTCAGGTGGCCCCGCATGTGTATTCCGCGGTGTGTCAGAACGGGGTGGGGCTGACCAAGGGCACGATCTCCGGCATGTTGGTCGCGGATCTGGCTTGCGGTGTGGACAATCCCTTGATTGCCGATATGCAGGCCTTGGGACAACCCGATGCCTTGCCACCACGGCCGTTTCTGGATGTGGGTGTCCGGGCCCGTTTGGGCTGGGAACTGTGGCGGCACCGAGCGGAAGCCTGA
- a CDS encoding ATP-dependent DNA helicase, whose protein sequence is MLLQDYSDIFSPQGPLAESVPHYRPRQAQLELAQAISETVAESGVLIAEAGTGTGKTWAYLVPVFMQGGKALVSTGTRTLQDQLFRRDIPHLRKALALPVDVALLKGRSNYVCHYHLERLGQDDRALKSRAEIAYLRAIQLFTERSRSGDKGELAEVPEDADIWHRVTSTRDNCLGQDCPFVRDCFVMKARRHAQDADVVVVNHALFMADLALREEGVTDLLPSVDLVVFDEAHQLPDVATRFLGSSVSLYQLTDLCRQIEAAGLAQARETVDWSQVARKLEQAARDLHLRTASLAAQGGRATFQALPEPELFDEALENLLGTFDKVIKMLAMVAERHPDLAAAHKSALELRARLFQWSQPDRQGRHAYLPESEKDEDQPDEFVRWVESGQHYLRLHSAPLSVAKIFSRYRGKEQSWVLTSATLSVHGDFNHFKRQLGLFDARTEAWASPFDYPNQALFYVPSTLPLPSHPNFNQAFVDALIPLIKAGQGGVLVLCTTLRSVERIADMLRDRFDREDIERNVLRQGERSRQVLLDEFRARGNAVLVGSASFWEGIDLPGDALTLVAIDKLPFAPPDDPVLEARIKECKDRGGNPFMEYQLPEAAIALKQGAGRLIRTERDWGVLMVGDTRIVEKPYGKLLWRGLPPFARTRDPARALAFLREQKARRQSAQVSDVELNDSSEQA, encoded by the coding sequence ATGTTGTTGCAGGATTATTCCGATATCTTTTCTCCCCAAGGCCCACTGGCAGAGTCTGTTCCGCACTATCGTCCGCGGCAGGCTCAGCTGGAGCTGGCCCAAGCCATCAGCGAGACGGTCGCCGAGTCCGGCGTATTGATTGCCGAGGCGGGCACAGGCACGGGCAAGACCTGGGCCTATCTGGTGCCCGTGTTCATGCAAGGGGGCAAAGCGCTGGTTTCGACAGGAACGCGTACCTTGCAGGATCAATTGTTCCGTCGGGATATTCCCCACCTGCGTAAAGCGCTGGCCTTGCCAGTGGATGTGGCCTTGCTCAAGGGGCGCAGCAACTACGTCTGTCATTACCATCTGGAGCGATTGGGGCAGGATGACCGGGCCCTGAAGTCCCGTGCGGAAATTGCTTATCTGCGTGCCATCCAGCTTTTTACCGAGCGCAGCCGTAGCGGTGACAAGGGCGAGCTGGCCGAAGTCCCCGAGGACGCCGATATTTGGCACCGAGTCACTTCCACACGGGATAACTGCCTGGGGCAGGATTGTCCCTTTGTGCGCGACTGCTTTGTGATGAAAGCACGTCGGCATGCTCAGGATGCTGATGTGGTGGTGGTTAACCATGCCTTGTTCATGGCCGATTTGGCCTTGCGCGAAGAGGGCGTGACGGATTTGCTGCCCAGCGTGGATCTGGTGGTGTTTGACGAAGCGCACCAATTACCCGACGTGGCCACCCGCTTTCTGGGTAGCAGCGTGTCCTTGTATCAATTAACGGATTTGTGTCGGCAGATAGAAGCGGCAGGGCTGGCCCAGGCGCGCGAGACCGTGGACTGGAGTCAGGTTGCCCGCAAGCTGGAGCAGGCGGCTCGGGATTTGCATTTGCGTACCGCGTCGCTGGCGGCTCAAGGTGGTCGTGCCACTTTCCAGGCCTTGCCCGAGCCCGAGCTTTTTGATGAAGCGCTGGAGAATTTGCTGGGGACCTTCGACAAGGTCATCAAGATGCTGGCCATGGTGGCTGAACGCCATCCAGATCTGGCGGCAGCGCATAAAAGTGCCTTGGAATTGCGTGCACGCTTGTTCCAATGGAGCCAGCCCGACCGTCAGGGCCGCCACGCCTATCTGCCCGAAAGTGAAAAAGATGAAGACCAACCCGACGAGTTTGTGCGTTGGGTAGAAAGCGGCCAGCACTATCTGCGCCTGCACAGTGCGCCTTTGTCGGTGGCCAAGATTTTCTCGCGCTACAGAGGCAAGGAGCAGTCCTGGGTGCTGACTTCGGCCACCTTGTCGGTGCATGGGGATTTCAACCACTTCAAGCGACAGCTGGGCTTGTTCGATGCGCGCACCGAAGCCTGGGCTTCGCCTTTCGATTACCCGAATCAGGCGCTGTTCTATGTGCCCAGCACCTTGCCGCTTCCTAGTCATCCGAACTTCAACCAGGCTTTCGTGGATGCGCTCATTCCGCTGATCAAGGCCGGTCAGGGCGGTGTGCTGGTGCTCTGTACCACCTTGCGCTCGGTAGAGCGGATTGCAGATATGCTGCGGGACCGATTTGATCGGGAAGACATAGAGCGCAATGTGCTGCGCCAAGGGGAGCGTTCACGGCAGGTCCTGCTGGACGAGTTCCGTGCGCGTGGCAATGCGGTGCTGGTGGGTAGTGCCAGCTTCTGGGAAGGGATTGACCTGCCCGGTGACGCCTTGACGCTGGTTGCTATCGACAAGCTGCCCTTTGCACCACCCGATGATCCGGTGTTGGAAGCCCGTATCAAAGAGTGCAAGGACAGGGGTGGTAATCCCTTCATGGAATACCAGTTGCCCGAAGCTGCCATTGCCTTGAAACAAGGGGCAGGGCGTCTGATCCGTACCGAGCGCGACTGGGGCGTGCTGATGGTGGGCGACACCCGTATTGTCGAGAAACCCTACGGCAAATTGCTGTGGCGGGGTTTGCCCCCCTTTGCCCGTACCCGTGATCCTGCTCGTGCCTTGGCGTTTCTGCGGGAGCAGAAAGCCAGGCGGCAGAGCGCTCAGGTCAGTGATGTGGAGCTGAACGACAGCTCGGAGCAGGCTTGA
- a CDS encoding outer membrane protein assembly factor BamD: protein MAQVAALMLAATLLAGCGTTKKEVDPTSGWTAERLYKDAREEMSAGNWKDARTRLEAVESRYPFGTYAQQSLIDQAYINWKDEEPAKALAAIDRFQKQYPSHPGTDYMLYLKGLISFTPPSAALSNITQQDPSERDPKGLRESYEAFNDLLQRYPNSRYAPDAAKRLTWLVSTIAQNEVHVAEYYYKRGAYVAAVNRAQTVITDFKGVPIAERALYLMYLSYDKMGQTELRDTTKRVMDENFPDSTYFKDGLDAKVNYWNPINWF from the coding sequence CTGGCCCAAGTAGCCGCATTAATGCTGGCTGCCACTTTGCTTGCTGGCTGCGGCACTACCAAAAAAGAAGTTGACCCCACCTCGGGTTGGACCGCCGAGCGCCTGTATAAAGACGCCCGTGAAGAAATGTCCGCCGGCAACTGGAAAGACGCGCGTACCCGCCTGGAAGCCGTCGAGTCCCGCTACCCCTTTGGCACTTACGCACAGCAATCGCTGATCGACCAAGCCTATATCAACTGGAAAGACGAGGAGCCTGCCAAAGCCTTGGCCGCTATCGACCGCTTCCAGAAGCAATACCCCAGTCACCCCGGTACCGACTACATGTTGTACCTGAAAGGGCTGATCTCCTTTACGCCTCCTAGCGCTGCCCTGTCCAACATTACCCAACAGGACCCCAGCGAGCGTGACCCCAAAGGTCTGCGCGAATCCTACGAAGCCTTTAATGATCTGCTGCAACGCTACCCCAATAGCCGTTACGCGCCAGATGCCGCCAAGCGCTTGACCTGGCTGGTCAGCACTATCGCCCAGAACGAAGTGCACGTGGCCGAGTACTACTACAAGCGCGGCGCTTACGTGGCTGCCGTCAACCGTGCGCAAACCGTGATTACGGACTTCAAGGGCGTGCCTATTGCTGAACGCGCGCTGTACTTGATGTACCTGTCCTACGACAAGATGGGTCAAACCGAGCTGCGTGACACCACCAAACGCGTGATGGACGAGAACTTCCCGGACTCCACTTATTTCAAGGATGGTCTGGACGCCAAGGTGAACTACTGGAACCCGATCAACTGGTTCTAA
- a CDS encoding NmrA/HSCARG family protein: MNKVHRPILVFGATGRQGGSVAKALLEAHWPVRAFVQSPSKPASIALREAGAEIVQGSLDDANLIASAMKDVYGVFSVMPANLSAEEEVCYGTRLADLAAKNGVEHFIYSSGASAGDKLTGVARFDAKPRTEAHIRELPLTATIIRPMIFMEMLVRPGFGLEEGRLVSLIHRDHSIQLTAVQDIGRIVAALFADRARFAGMSLKIASDRVTGQELEAAFSEAAGRSITYARFPDEVLAANADLGHMASSLEDGPLAEQVDLGLMREINPELVSLRSWLMGEGREKLEEALRRKQA; this comes from the coding sequence ATGAACAAAGTACATCGTCCCATTCTGGTTTTCGGAGCCACAGGCCGGCAAGGCGGATCGGTGGCCAAAGCACTTCTGGAGGCTCACTGGCCTGTCCGCGCCTTTGTGCAATCTCCATCCAAACCGGCTTCAATCGCTCTGCGGGAAGCAGGCGCCGAAATCGTGCAAGGGTCATTGGACGATGCCAATCTTATCGCGTCGGCCATGAAGGATGTGTATGGCGTATTCAGCGTGATGCCTGCGAACCTATCAGCAGAAGAGGAGGTTTGTTATGGCACACGCCTTGCTGATCTGGCGGCAAAAAATGGCGTCGAGCATTTCATCTATTCCTCGGGGGCTAGCGCTGGGGACAAACTGACAGGTGTTGCGCGCTTTGATGCCAAGCCTCGTACTGAGGCACATATTCGCGAACTGCCGCTGACTGCAACCATCATCCGTCCCATGATCTTCATGGAGATGCTTGTACGTCCAGGCTTTGGCCTGGAGGAGGGACGGCTGGTGTCCCTGATACACCGTGATCATTCGATCCAACTTACTGCCGTGCAAGACATAGGGAGAATCGTTGCCGCCCTGTTTGCGGACAGGGCGCGCTTTGCCGGAATGAGCTTGAAGATCGCCAGTGATCGCGTGACCGGCCAGGAGTTGGAGGCCGCCTTTTCTGAAGCCGCAGGTCGCTCTATCACCTATGCCCGATTCCCTGATGAAGTATTAGCTGCCAACGCCGATTTGGGACATATGGCGTCAAGTCTGGAGGATGGCCCTCTTGCAGAACAGGTGGACCTCGGTCTGATGCGAGAAATCAATCCTGAACTTGTCTCGCTGCGTTCTTGGCTGATGGGAGAAGGGCGTGAAAAGCTGGAAGAAGCGTTGCGCAGAAAACAGGCGTAG
- a CDS encoding ethanolamine utilization protein EutQ, whose amino-acid sequence MTTEKTLPRVMRFDDLVFQPRQEKPEMAQLAEIVGEEDGTPLGAGYARLNQARIEWTVLYDEVVTVIEGSMRIHTPQGILEAGPRDCVWLPAGTPLIYEAESALIHYCLHPSNWASARTAA is encoded by the coding sequence ATGACAACAGAAAAAACTTTGCCGCGAGTAATGCGTTTTGACGATTTGGTCTTCCAGCCCAGACAGGAAAAACCGGAGATGGCGCAGTTGGCGGAAATCGTGGGTGAGGAGGATGGGACGCCTTTGGGGGCGGGGTATGCGCGCTTGAATCAGGCTCGCATTGAATGGACCGTGTTGTACGACGAGGTCGTGACGGTGATCGAGGGCAGCATGCGCATTCATACGCCGCAGGGCATTCTGGAAGCCGGTCCACGTGATTGTGTGTGGTTGCCCGCAGGCACGCCTTTGATCTACGAAGCAGAGTCTGCCCTGATCCACTACTGCCTGCATCCCAGCAACTGGGCCAGCGCACGGACGGCGGCATGA
- a CDS encoding winged helix-turn-helix transcriptional regulator, giving the protein MKPIDPAESDSLKEKPNSDSSFQPIPLNGICTRLGDKWTVQVIWRLAIAGDRRLRFSEIKREVEGITQRMLTLTLRNLERDGLVERHYFPEVPPRVEYELTEMGKNMLDALKGINVWVRENLPRIQESRQTYDAKKP; this is encoded by the coding sequence ATGAAACCCATAGATCCAGCAGAGTCGGATTCTCTCAAGGAGAAGCCCAACAGCGACTCATCCTTCCAGCCGATTCCCTTGAATGGAATCTGCACGCGACTCGGTGACAAATGGACCGTGCAGGTCATCTGGCGCCTTGCCATCGCGGGTGATCGTCGACTGCGATTTTCCGAAATCAAGCGTGAGGTGGAAGGAATCACACAGCGCATGCTGACGCTGACACTCAGAAACCTGGAACGAGATGGCTTGGTAGAACGCCATTATTTTCCCGAGGTCCCCCCACGTGTGGAATACGAACTGACGGAGATGGGGAAAAACATGCTCGATGCGCTGAAAGGCATCAATGTGTGGGTCAGAGAGAACCTTCCGCGTATACAGGAATCACGTCAAACCTACGATGCCAAAAAGCCTTGA
- a CDS encoding TetR/AcrR family transcriptional regulator, producing the protein MSDKELIERVAQAGALTEPNVHLTRADWLEAAIRLFMQEGVEAVRITRLAQVMAVTRGSFYWHFKDRDDLLDGLVGFWEQKNMRSTMLALENVDNLQDGMLSLFSTWLDVSRFEPGLDMAMRDWARRSERVRQAVARADKACMNALANFFQRMGLEEIEAQTRARTTYFCQIGYYLIGLQEELEDRMVYLDDTMKILGGQPLDPAKAKAFAERMYSVQKDNAKKVG; encoded by the coding sequence ATGAGCGATAAGGAACTGATTGAACGCGTGGCCCAGGCTGGGGCACTGACCGAGCCCAATGTGCATTTGACGCGGGCGGATTGGCTGGAGGCTGCCATTCGCCTGTTTATGCAGGAAGGCGTGGAAGCGGTGCGCATCACCCGGCTGGCGCAAGTTATGGCCGTCACGCGGGGCAGCTTTTATTGGCATTTCAAGGACAGGGACGACTTGCTCGATGGGCTGGTCGGTTTCTGGGAGCAAAAGAACATGCGCTCCACCATGCTGGCGCTGGAGAATGTGGACAATCTGCAAGATGGCATGTTGTCCCTGTTCTCCACCTGGCTGGACGTGTCCCGTTTTGAACCGGGTCTGGACATGGCCATGCGTGATTGGGCCAGGCGCTCCGAGCGGGTGCGTCAGGCCGTCGCGCGGGCGGACAAGGCCTGCATGAATGCCTTGGCCAATTTCTTTCAGCGTATGGGTCTGGAAGAGATCGAAGCCCAGACCCGAGCCCGGACGACGTACTTTTGTCAGATTGGCTATTACCTGATTGGCCTGCAGGAAGAGCTGGAAGACCGGATGGTTTATCTGGACGACACCATGAAGATTCTGGGCGGTCAGCCTCTGGACCCGGCCAAGGCCAAGGCTTTTGCAGAGCGTATGTATAGCGTGCAAAAGGATAATGCCAAGAAAGTGGGGTGA
- a CDS encoding TRAP transporter large permease, with the protein MHAGFSVLLLLFLLGVGVPVAWSFAGTLLMLTLVYDVNLNTLMLQGFRSLNSLVLLALPLFIMAGYLMQAGGIAHRLVGFAEMLVKNRRGGMGASMVLASGVFGAISGTASAAVASIGTILVDPMEQRGYPRQYSAALLGISSLLGILIPPSITMILFAVVTQQSVVACFAATIGPGLLLMAGLILFNYVVAGRWFKESPAQPADEAKGRSSLKTLFYAIPALCIPALILGGIYGGIFTPTEAAAVAVVLVIGIGCFVYRELSMRKLCDSFVRTAETTGTVILILLFSFLIGRILVAQGVPQDLTTFVTGLVDSPIGILLIVNVFLILVGMIIDDVSLTVVVAPLLLPLVGVADVSPVQFAAIVACAVIVGSNSPPMAPVLYMSCRISKVAVHRSFGPAIAMIVFVAIPIQLITTFVPAVSLAFPRMLGLL; encoded by the coding sequence ATGCATGCTGGATTTTCTGTTCTCTTGCTGCTGTTCCTGCTGGGTGTTGGGGTGCCGGTAGCCTGGTCTTTTGCCGGTACCTTGCTGATGTTGACGCTGGTGTATGACGTCAACTTGAATACCTTGATGCTGCAAGGTTTCCGTTCCTTGAACTCCCTGGTTTTGCTAGCCTTGCCCTTGTTCATCATGGCGGGTTATCTGATGCAGGCCGGCGGCATTGCGCACCGTTTGGTGGGCTTTGCCGAGATGCTGGTCAAGAATCGCCGCGGTGGCATGGGGGCCAGCATGGTTCTGGCCTCCGGAGTGTTCGGGGCGATTTCGGGTACGGCCTCGGCGGCGGTGGCGTCCATTGGCACCATTCTGGTCGACCCCATGGAGCAGCGCGGTTATCCGCGCCAGTATTCGGCAGCCCTGCTGGGGATTTCTTCTTTGCTGGGGATTCTGATCCCGCCCTCCATCACCATGATCTTGTTTGCCGTGGTGACACAGCAATCCGTGGTGGCCTGCTTTGCGGCGACGATTGGACCGGGCTTGCTCTTGATGGCTGGCCTGATTCTGTTCAATTACGTCGTGGCGGGGCGCTGGTTCAAGGAGTCGCCTGCTCAACCTGCTGATGAGGCCAAGGGGCGTTCCTCGCTCAAGACCTTGTTCTATGCCATTCCTGCCCTGTGTATTCCTGCCTTGATTCTGGGCGGGATTTACGGCGGTATCTTCACGCCTACAGAAGCGGCGGCAGTCGCGGTTGTGCTGGTCATCGGTATTGGCTGCTTTGTGTACCGCGAGCTGAGCATGCGCAAGTTGTGCGACAGCTTTGTGCGCACGGCAGAGACCACGGGGACGGTCATCCTGATCTTGTTGTTCTCTTTCCTGATTGGCCGCATTCTGGTCGCCCAGGGTGTGCCGCAGGACCTGACCACCTTTGTAACGGGTCTGGTGGACAGCCCCATTGGCATTCTCCTGATAGTCAATGTGTTCCTGATTCTGGTGGGCATGATTATTGATGATGTGTCCTTGACCGTGGTGGTGGCCCCCTTGCTGTTGCCTTTGGTGGGCGTGGCCGATGTCAGTCCGGTGCAGTTCGCCGCGATTGTGGCGTGTGCGGTGATTGTGGGTTCCAACAGCCCGCCGATGGCACCTGTGTTGTATATGTCCTGCCGCATCAGCAAAGTCGCGGTACATCGCTCCTTTGGCCCGGCCATCGCCATGATTGTGTTTGTGGCCATTCCGATTCAATTGATCACCACCTTCGTGCCCGCCGTTTCCTTGGCGTTTCCACGAATGCTGGGCCTGTTATAA
- a CDS encoding RluA family pseudouridine synthase — protein sequence MPDTDTEKDSVVSSDALRFILPITASPDRLDKTLARLLPQHSRSRLQSWVESGHVLVNGQAVKVKHTVYPGDTVLVWEQQAPEDMAFEPDDVDFEIVAQSDSWLVVNKPVGLVTHPGAGNWRGTLLNGLLFRFPNLRQVPRAGVVHRLDKDTSGLLVVARTEVAQTHFVRQLQERSMGRQYLALVHGVLPGQGSVDEPIGRDLRVPVRMSTGPSVAPKHAVTHYQMLRQGYAGEEAVTEVACRLETGRTHQIRVHLSSIKHPLLADTLYGGRVVAGAQRQMLHAHVLEFEDPDTGERRSFSAEPPSDYQSVAETIEWHTQS from the coding sequence ATGCCTGACACAGATACTGAAAAAGATAGTGTTGTTTCTTCCGACGCACTGCGTTTTATCCTTCCCATCACTGCGTCTCCCGATCGTCTGGACAAGACGTTAGCGCGTTTACTGCCACAGCATTCGCGCAGCCGTCTACAGTCCTGGGTCGAGAGTGGGCATGTTCTCGTCAACGGCCAGGCCGTCAAGGTCAAGCATACGGTTTACCCCGGTGATACCGTGCTGGTCTGGGAACAACAGGCCCCAGAAGACATGGCCTTCGAACCTGATGACGTGGACTTCGAGATTGTGGCTCAAAGCGACTCCTGGCTGGTGGTTAACAAGCCAGTGGGTCTGGTCACGCATCCGGGCGCGGGTAACTGGCGTGGCACCTTGCTCAATGGTTTGCTGTTTCGCTTCCCCAATCTGCGTCAGGTACCCCGTGCCGGTGTTGTACACCGGCTGGACAAAGACACTTCCGGCTTGCTGGTGGTGGCTCGCACAGAAGTCGCACAAACTCACTTTGTCCGACAACTGCAAGAGCGTAGCATGGGACGCCAATATCTGGCGTTGGTCCATGGTGTCTTGCCGGGCCAGGGCTCGGTCGATGAGCCGATTGGACGCGATTTGCGCGTGCCCGTGCGCATGAGTACTGGGCCGTCGGTTGCCCCCAAGCATGCTGTAACGCATTATCAAATGTTGCGTCAGGGTTATGCGGGCGAGGAAGCCGTGACCGAAGTGGCTTGCCGCCTGGAGACAGGCCGTACCCACCAGATCCGTGTCCACCTGAGTTCGATCAAGCATCCCTTGCTAGCCGATACCCTCTATGGTGGTCGCGTCGTCGCGGGGGCGCAGCGCCAAATGCTGCATGCCCACGTGCTGGAGTTTGAGGACCCCGATACGGGCGAGCGCCGCAGCTTCTCGGCGGAGCCACCGTCTGATTATCAATCTGTTGCAGAGACGATTGAATGGCACACTCAAAGCTGA